The following are encoded together in the Mumia sp. Pv4-285 genome:
- a CDS encoding enoyl-CoA hydratase-related protein: MTELVHLDVVDQVATITLDSQHNRNALSKQLVTELSGHLETAAADPDVLAVVIAGAGTVFCSGADLSEAAGGGMVEGAKGLVDLQRLIATLPKPVVVRLHGPVRAGGLGIVGAADVVVCAEEVTFAFTEVRLALAPAVISLTTLARMTPRAASRTFLTGETFAAAEAAAYGLVTEVVPAAELDAAVERVLVGLRKAYPQGLRETKALLNADLVARIDALGDEVADQSGRLFGSDEARTAMLAFLNRKKG, encoded by the coding sequence ATGACAGAGCTCGTCCACCTCGACGTCGTCGACCAGGTCGCGACGATCACCCTGGACAGCCAGCACAACCGCAACGCGCTGTCGAAGCAGCTCGTGACCGAGCTCTCCGGGCACCTGGAGACCGCGGCGGCCGACCCTGATGTGCTCGCCGTCGTCATCGCCGGCGCAGGCACGGTGTTCTGCTCGGGCGCCGACCTCTCGGAGGCTGCAGGCGGCGGGATGGTCGAGGGCGCCAAGGGCCTGGTCGACCTGCAGCGTCTCATCGCGACTCTGCCGAAGCCGGTCGTCGTACGTCTTCACGGCCCAGTCCGTGCCGGCGGGCTCGGAATCGTCGGCGCCGCGGACGTCGTCGTCTGCGCAGAGGAGGTGACGTTCGCGTTCACCGAGGTGCGTCTCGCACTCGCGCCGGCAGTCATCTCGCTGACCACCTTGGCCCGGATGACCCCACGCGCCGCGTCGCGGACCTTCCTGACCGGGGAGACGTTCGCAGCGGCGGAAGCGGCGGCGTACGGGCTGGTGACCGAGGTCGTGCCGGCGGCCGAGCTCGATGCCGCGGTCGAGCGCGTGCTCGTGGGGCTGCGCAAGGCGTACCCGCAGGGCCTGCGCGAGACGAAGGCTCTGCTCAATGCCGACCTCGTGGCGCGGATCGATGCGCTCGGCGACGAGGTGGCCGATCAGTCCGGGCGGTTGTTCGGCTCGGACGAGGCGCGCACCGCAATGCTCGCGTTCCTCAACCGCAAGAAGGGCTGA
- a CDS encoding acyl-CoA carboxylase subunit beta, whose protein sequence is MTTTAADAAPTTGDAPPTNREAMLAKIADLAEQHAKALAGGGQRYIDRHHARGKLLARERIELLLDEGAPFLELSTLAAWGTDFPVGGSLVTGIGVVEGVECMIIANDPTVKGGSSNPLTVKKGLRAAQIAAENRLPTINLVESGGADLPTQKDIFIPGGATFRNITRSSAARVPTVALVFGNSTAGGAYVPGMSDYVVMVKEGAKVFLGGPPLVKMATGEESDDESLGGAEMHARTSGLADYLAVDEYDAIRLGRQIVRRLNWRKHGPDAAASYDEPGFDADELLDLVPSDLKVPFDPREVILRIVDGGPDGTSGFDEFKPLYGSSLVTGFASVHGRPIGILANAQGVLFSEEAQKATQFIQLANQTDTPLLFLHNTTGYMVGAEYEQGGIIKHGAQMINAVSNSTVPHISIVIGASYGAGHYGMSGRAYDPRFMFSWPNAKSAVMGPAQLAGVISIVARGAAEAKGQPYDEDGDKQMRAFIEKQIEEQSLAYFTSGLLYDDGVIDPRDTRTVLGICLSAIANAPVEGARGYGVFRL, encoded by the coding sequence ATGACCACGACCGCGGCAGACGCCGCTCCGACCACCGGCGACGCACCGCCGACCAACCGGGAGGCGATGCTGGCGAAGATCGCCGACCTCGCCGAGCAGCACGCGAAGGCGCTGGCGGGCGGAGGGCAGCGCTACATCGATCGCCACCACGCCCGCGGCAAGCTGCTCGCGCGTGAGCGGATCGAGCTCCTGCTCGACGAGGGTGCACCGTTCCTCGAGCTCTCCACGCTCGCGGCGTGGGGGACCGACTTCCCCGTCGGCGGGTCGCTCGTCACCGGCATCGGCGTCGTCGAAGGCGTCGAGTGCATGATCATCGCCAACGACCCGACCGTGAAGGGCGGGTCGAGCAATCCCCTCACGGTGAAGAAGGGCCTGCGCGCGGCGCAGATCGCTGCCGAGAACCGGCTGCCCACGATCAACCTGGTCGAGTCCGGCGGCGCCGATCTCCCGACGCAGAAGGACATCTTCATCCCTGGCGGCGCGACGTTCCGCAACATCACGCGCTCGAGCGCGGCCCGCGTGCCGACGGTGGCGCTGGTGTTCGGCAACTCGACCGCCGGCGGTGCGTACGTGCCCGGCATGAGCGACTACGTCGTCATGGTGAAGGAAGGCGCGAAGGTCTTCCTCGGTGGTCCGCCGCTGGTGAAGATGGCGACCGGCGAGGAGTCCGACGACGAGTCGCTCGGCGGCGCCGAGATGCACGCCCGGACGTCGGGCCTCGCCGACTACCTCGCCGTCGACGAGTACGACGCGATCCGCCTCGGTCGCCAGATCGTGCGACGCCTCAACTGGCGTAAGCACGGTCCCGACGCGGCTGCCTCGTACGACGAGCCCGGCTTCGACGCCGACGAGCTGCTCGACCTGGTGCCGTCGGACCTCAAGGTCCCCTTCGACCCGCGGGAGGTGATCCTGCGCATCGTCGACGGCGGTCCGGACGGCACGTCGGGCTTCGACGAGTTCAAGCCGCTGTACGGCTCCTCGCTGGTCACCGGGTTCGCCTCGGTGCACGGCCGTCCGATCGGCATCCTCGCGAACGCGCAGGGCGTGCTGTTCAGTGAGGAGGCGCAGAAGGCGACCCAGTTCATCCAGCTCGCCAACCAGACGGACACGCCGCTGCTATTCCTGCACAACACGACCGGCTACATGGTCGGCGCGGAGTACGAGCAGGGCGGCATCATCAAGCACGGCGCGCAGATGATCAACGCGGTCTCCAACTCGACCGTGCCGCACATCTCCATCGTGATCGGCGCCTCGTACGGCGCCGGCCACTACGGCATGAGCGGCCGAGCGTACGACCCGCGCTTCATGTTCAGCTGGCCCAACGCGAAGTCGGCGGTGATGGGTCCGGCGCAGCTCGCGGGTGTCATCTCGATCGTCGCCCGCGGCGCCGCCGAGGCGAAGGGACAGCCGTACGACGAGGACGGCGACAAGCAGATGCGCGCGTTCATCGAGAAGCAGATCGAGGAGCAGTCGCTGGCGTACTTCACGTCCGGGCTGCTCTACGACGACGGTGTCATCGACCCGCGCGACACCCGCACCGTGCTCGGCATCTGCCTGAGCGCGATCGCGAACGCGCCCGTCGAGGGCGCCCGCGGCTACGGGGTGTTCCGACTGTGA
- a CDS encoding acyl-CoA dehydrogenase family protein — MTTAFAETEERRALRKAVADLGRKYGRDYFNAAYREGRKTSELWEEAGKLGYLGVAVPEEFGGGGGEIGDLAAVCEELAAAGCPLLLMVVSPAIVGTIIAQYGTAEQKQRWLPGLADGTSTFAFSITEPDAGSNSHKIITTAYRQEDGGWRLSGGKTYISGVDEASHVLVVARTEDHKTGNLKPALFLVPTDTPGFTWQEIPMGIVSPEKQFTLFFDDVALPSDALIGSEDAGIEQLFAGLNPERIMAASFATGTARLALELATEYAKTRQVWKAPIGAHQAVAHPLAQTHIEIELARLMTQKAAALYAAGDHMAAGEAANMAKYAAGEVVCTAVDRAIQTHGGNGLAEEYGLVQMLAGSRLSRIAPVSREMVLNFIAQFSLGLPKSY, encoded by the coding sequence ATGACCACCGCATTCGCCGAGACCGAGGAGCGTCGCGCCCTCCGCAAGGCGGTCGCCGACCTGGGCCGCAAGTACGGCCGGGACTACTTCAACGCGGCGTACCGCGAGGGTCGCAAGACGAGCGAGCTGTGGGAGGAGGCCGGCAAGCTCGGCTACCTCGGGGTCGCCGTGCCTGAGGAGTTCGGCGGCGGTGGCGGTGAGATCGGTGACCTCGCCGCGGTGTGCGAGGAGCTGGCCGCCGCAGGCTGCCCGCTGCTCCTGATGGTGGTCTCGCCGGCGATCGTCGGCACGATCATCGCCCAGTACGGCACTGCCGAGCAGAAGCAGCGCTGGCTGCCCGGCCTCGCCGACGGCACGAGTACGTTCGCGTTCTCCATCACCGAGCCCGACGCCGGATCCAACTCGCACAAGATCATCACGACGGCGTACCGCCAGGAGGACGGCGGCTGGCGCCTCTCCGGCGGCAAGACCTACATCTCGGGGGTCGACGAGGCCAGCCACGTCCTGGTGGTCGCGCGCACCGAGGACCACAAGACCGGCAATCTCAAGCCCGCGCTCTTCCTGGTCCCGACCGACACCCCCGGGTTCACCTGGCAGGAGATCCCGATGGGGATCGTCAGCCCCGAGAAGCAGTTCACGCTGTTCTTCGACGACGTCGCGCTCCCGTCCGATGCGCTGATCGGGAGCGAGGACGCCGGGATCGAGCAGCTCTTCGCAGGGCTCAACCCCGAGCGGATCATGGCGGCGTCGTTCGCGACGGGCACGGCACGTCTCGCCCTGGAGCTCGCCACCGAGTACGCGAAGACGCGCCAGGTGTGGAAGGCGCCGATCGGCGCCCACCAGGCCGTCGCCCACCCGTTGGCGCAGACGCACATCGAGATCGAGCTCGCGCGGCTGATGACGCAGAAGGCCGCGGCGCTGTATGCGGCCGGCGACCACATGGCTGCCGGGGAGGCGGCGAACATGGCGAAGTACGCCGCAGGCGAGGTCGTCTGCACGGCCGTCGACCGGGCGATCCAGACCCACGGCGGCAACGGGCTCGCCGAGGAGTACGGGCTGGTGCAGATGCTGGCAGGCTCGCGCCTGTCGCGCATCGCACCGGTGAGCCGCGAGATGGTGCTCAACTTCATCGCGCAGTTCTCGCTCGGCCTCCCGAAGTCGTACTGA
- a CDS encoding winged helix DNA-binding domain-containing protein — MVATYTEPSDGDWAPLRVERMRRQRLVGEPFASPVDVVAKLGAVQAQEYVDAGWALAQRSAGEVTAADVESLVASGEILRTHVLRPTWHFVRPADARWMLELTGPRIIRTMASAWRATGLDEPAERARVNDAVAEALGDGEHLTRKDLAERLEQRGIDAAKRIGFITLSAELDRVAISGAPQGKQQTFAAFDDRVPASDPLDHDEAVARLAERYLQGHGPATPHDLSWWGGITVGDARRGYEACGAESYEREGLTYWGVSIDSVASTSGGGADASTSGGLGSHLLPPYDEYLIAYKNRQAVDASAEYAREPIEGIFFWGLAVEDGRVVGGWKWPKPQRRADPVRLTLTMLVRTPADVRDRFAYAADRFSRYLGRPVELTLEEPA; from the coding sequence ATGGTCGCGACCTACACCGAACCCTCCGACGGCGACTGGGCGCCGCTGCGCGTCGAGCGCATGAGACGGCAGCGCCTGGTCGGCGAGCCGTTCGCGAGCCCGGTCGACGTGGTCGCGAAGTTGGGCGCGGTGCAGGCGCAGGAGTACGTCGACGCCGGCTGGGCGCTCGCCCAGCGCTCCGCCGGGGAGGTCACGGCGGCCGACGTCGAGAGCCTCGTCGCGTCCGGCGAGATCCTTCGGACGCACGTCCTGCGTCCGACGTGGCACTTCGTCCGTCCCGCCGATGCGCGCTGGATGCTCGAGCTGACCGGGCCGCGGATCATCCGCACGATGGCGTCGGCGTGGCGTGCGACAGGGCTCGACGAGCCCGCGGAGCGTGCGCGGGTCAACGACGCGGTGGCGGAGGCGCTCGGTGACGGCGAGCACCTCACCCGCAAGGACCTCGCCGAGCGGCTGGAGCAGCGCGGGATCGACGCGGCAAAGCGGATCGGGTTCATCACCCTCAGCGCCGAGCTCGACCGGGTCGCGATCAGCGGAGCCCCGCAGGGCAAGCAGCAGACCTTCGCCGCGTTCGACGACCGCGTTCCCGCCTCGGACCCGCTGGACCACGACGAGGCCGTGGCGCGACTGGCTGAGCGCTATCTGCAGGGCCACGGTCCTGCGACGCCGCACGACCTCTCCTGGTGGGGCGGCATCACCGTCGGTGACGCCCGGAGGGGATACGAGGCGTGCGGTGCGGAGTCGTACGAGCGGGAAGGGCTGACGTACTGGGGGGTCTCGATCGACTCCGTCGCCTCGACCAGCGGGGGTGGGGCGGACGCCTCGACCAGCGGGGGGCTGGGCAGCCACCTGCTGCCGCCGTACGACGAGTACCTCATCGCCTACAAGAACCGCCAGGCCGTCGACGCCAGCGCCGAGTACGCCCGTGAACCCATCGAGGGCATCTTCTTCTGGGGCCTCGCCGTCGAGGACGGTCGCGTCGTCGGTGGGTGGAAGTGGCCGAAGCCCCAGCGCAGGGCCGACCCGGTCCGGCTCACCCTCACCATGCTCGTCCGCACACCGGCCGACGTACGCGACCGGTTCGCGTACGCGGCCGACCGATTCTCGCGCTACCTCGGCCGGCCGGTCGAGCTCACCTTGGAGGAACCCGCATGA
- a CDS encoding TIGR03084 family metal-binding protein — MTTASPDPTSDRNAVLESVLADLAAESAQLDALVAALDEAGWARPTPAEGWTIAHQVAHLHWTDDASLAAIEGGEAFGQLMKNAAANPTGFVDAEAERLAALGPVVLLAAWRDGRTRLADALRAVPRGEKIAWFGPPMSPASMATARLMETWAHSRDVAEALGTDLPRDARAKHVANLGYRTRGFAYLVRGRDVPTTPIRVELLGPDGDVWAFGPEDAADKVTGDGYDFALLATRRRVRADVDVTAHGAAADEYLDLVQAFAGLPGPDPKPVASRQGGAA; from the coding sequence ATGACCACCGCATCACCCGACCCCACGTCCGACCGCAACGCGGTGCTCGAGTCGGTCCTCGCCGACCTCGCCGCGGAGTCGGCCCAGCTCGACGCGCTCGTCGCCGCCCTCGACGAGGCTGGCTGGGCGCGCCCGACGCCGGCCGAGGGGTGGACGATCGCGCACCAGGTCGCGCACCTGCACTGGACCGACGACGCGTCGCTCGCCGCCATCGAGGGCGGGGAGGCGTTCGGACAGCTGATGAAGAACGCCGCCGCCAACCCGACCGGCTTCGTCGACGCCGAGGCCGAGCGCCTCGCCGCGCTCGGGCCCGTCGTTCTGCTCGCGGCCTGGCGCGACGGACGTACGCGTCTGGCCGACGCGCTCCGAGCCGTGCCCCGCGGCGAGAAGATCGCCTGGTTCGGGCCGCCGATGAGTCCGGCATCGATGGCTACCGCCCGCCTGATGGAGACGTGGGCGCACAGCCGCGACGTCGCCGAGGCGCTCGGGACCGACCTCCCGAGGGACGCGCGCGCGAAGCACGTCGCCAACCTCGGATACCGCACGCGCGGGTTCGCGTACCTCGTCCGTGGGCGCGACGTCCCGACGACGCCGATCCGCGTCGAGCTGCTCGGGCCCGACGGTGACGTGTGGGCCTTCGGCCCGGAGGACGCGGCCGACAAGGTGACCGGCGACGGCTACGACTTCGCGCTCCTCGCGACCCGCCGCCGGGTCCGTGCCGACGTCGACGTGACGGCGCACGGCGCCGCCGCCGACGAGTACCTCGACCTCGTTCAGGCCTTCGCCGGTCTGCCCGGCCCAGACCCCAAGCCGGTCGCGTCCCGACAGGGCGGTGCCGCATGA
- a CDS encoding biotin carboxylase N-terminal domain-containing protein translates to MIQKVLVANRGEIARRVFATCRALGIETVAVHSDADADAPFVRDADAAVRLPGNAPGETYLRGDLVIAAAQASGADAIHPGYGFLSENAEFAAAVRDAGLVWIGPDPEAISAMGSKVRSKELMASAGGPVAGLLEPEAMTTSDLPLVVKASSGGGGRGMRVVRDLAALPAALEQAAAEAGSAFGDTTVFVEHYLEHARHVEVQVMADAHGTCWVLGDRDCSLQRRHQKVVEEAPAPGLSDATRTALHDAARSLVKQVGYTGAGTVEFLVEERDEHGRSVEERDEHGRSVEERDERPALISFLEMNTRLQVEHPVTEAVTGLDLVALQLAVAEGRSLQEVTGLSEPPAPRGHAIEVRLYAEDAADDFSPQTGTVRAFDLPGSVAQFTGPTSYGLRLDSGVEAGSEVGIHYDAMLAKVIAYGPDRASAIRTLRGALGRTRFHGVTTNLDLLHGILGAPEFVAGELSTLLLEERIDAWSAPRAGTAAVADYATAAALASATAASESAKVLSRIPAGYRNVASQPHTVTYEVRGAEVTAAYASVVGRLTPQPQADDVAAPVATSVAADHVVLERDGVARAYAVAVHGATVDVDGPEGPLDLAVVPRFTDPADQVVAGSLLAPMPGSVVSVGVHAGQSVSQGDVVVVLEAMKMQHTITAPTDGVVTELAVAAGSQVESGAVLAVIEAGTDEDGTDEGENA, encoded by the coding sequence ATGATTCAGAAGGTGCTCGTGGCGAACCGGGGCGAGATCGCCCGGCGGGTGTTCGCCACCTGCCGCGCGCTCGGCATCGAGACGGTCGCGGTGCACTCCGACGCGGACGCGGACGCACCCTTCGTGCGCGACGCCGATGCCGCCGTACGCCTTCCCGGCAACGCGCCAGGCGAGACGTACCTGCGCGGTGACCTCGTCATCGCGGCGGCACAGGCGTCCGGCGCGGACGCGATCCACCCCGGGTACGGGTTCTTGTCGGAGAACGCGGAGTTCGCGGCGGCCGTACGCGACGCCGGGCTCGTCTGGATCGGGCCGGACCCGGAGGCGATCTCCGCGATGGGGTCGAAGGTGCGTTCCAAGGAGCTGATGGCCTCAGCCGGTGGTCCGGTCGCCGGACTCCTGGAGCCGGAGGCCATGACGACGTCGGACCTCCCGCTCGTCGTGAAGGCGTCCTCGGGCGGTGGTGGTCGCGGCATGCGGGTCGTGCGCGATCTCGCCGCGCTCCCGGCGGCGCTGGAGCAGGCAGCCGCCGAGGCCGGGTCGGCGTTCGGCGACACGACGGTGTTCGTGGAGCACTACCTCGAGCACGCGCGGCACGTCGAGGTGCAGGTGATGGCCGACGCGCACGGCACGTGCTGGGTGCTCGGAGACCGCGACTGCTCCCTCCAGCGGCGTCACCAGAAGGTGGTCGAGGAGGCCCCCGCACCGGGGTTGTCGGACGCGACCCGTACGGCGCTGCACGACGCGGCACGCTCGCTCGTGAAGCAGGTCGGCTACACCGGCGCGGGGACGGTGGAGTTCCTCGTCGAGGAACGAGACGAGCATGGGCGCAGCGTCGAGGAACGAGACGAGCATGGGCGCAGCGTCGAGGAACGAGACGAGCGACCCGCGCTCATCTCCTTCCTCGAGATGAACACGCGGCTCCAGGTCGAGCACCCGGTCACCGAGGCCGTCACCGGCCTCGACCTGGTCGCACTCCAGCTGGCCGTTGCGGAGGGCCGGTCGCTCCAGGAGGTGACCGGCCTGTCCGAGCCGCCTGCACCCCGGGGCCACGCGATCGAGGTCCGTCTGTACGCCGAGGACGCCGCGGACGACTTCTCGCCGCAGACCGGCACCGTGCGCGCCTTCGACCTGCCCGGGTCGGTCGCGCAGTTCACCGGGCCGACGTCGTACGGCCTGCGTCTGGACTCCGGCGTCGAGGCGGGCAGCGAGGTCGGGATCCACTACGACGCGATGCTCGCCAAGGTGATCGCGTACGGGCCCGACCGCGCGTCGGCGATCCGGACGCTGAGGGGTGCGCTCGGCCGGACGCGGTTCCACGGCGTCACCACGAACCTCGACCTCCTGCACGGCATCCTCGGCGCACCGGAGTTCGTGGCCGGCGAGCTCAGCACCCTCCTGCTGGAGGAGCGGATCGACGCATGGTCCGCTCCTCGCGCGGGGACTGCCGCTGTGGCGGACTACGCGACCGCCGCGGCTCTCGCCTCGGCAACGGCGGCCTCGGAGTCGGCGAAGGTCCTGTCCCGGATCCCCGCGGGCTACCGCAACGTCGCGAGCCAACCGCACACGGTGACGTACGAGGTGCGAGGAGCGGAGGTCACGGCCGCGTACGCGTCGGTGGTCGGTCGGCTCACGCCGCAACCGCAGGCGGACGACGTCGCCGCCCCGGTCGCGACCTCGGTCGCGGCGGATCACGTCGTGCTGGAGCGTGACGGCGTCGCACGGGCGTACGCCGTGGCGGTGCACGGCGCGACCGTCGACGTCGACGGCCCCGAGGGACCGCTCGACCTCGCCGTGGTCCCGCGGTTCACCGACCCGGCCGACCAGGTCGTCGCGGGCTCCCTGCTCGCGCCGATGCCCGGATCGGTCGTCTCGGTGGGCGTGCATGCGGGTCAGTCCGTCTCGCAGGGCGACGTGGTCGTCGTCCTCGAGGCCATGAAGATGCAGCACACCATCACGGCGCCGACCGACGGCGTCGTCACCGAGCTCGCGGTCGCCGCAGGCTCCCAGGTGGAGTCCGGCGCGGTGCTCGCCGTGATCGAGGCCGGCACCGACGAAGATGGCACCGACGAAGGAGAGAACGCATGA
- a CDS encoding acyl-CoA dehydrogenase family protein produces the protein MTAPYDAWSTPERTALRESVTRFVRTEVLDNLPRWEDEGEIPRTLHKAAAAAGLLGIGFPEDVGGEGGDVVDISVVTEAIIESGGSSGLIAALYTHGIALPHIVAAARNEQSVEAHGANPTEQSASLVERYVRPTLAGEKIGSLGVTEPGGGSDVANLRTRAVRDGDTYVVNGAKTFITSGVRADFVTTAVRTGGDGYGGISLLVVDKGTPGFTVASPLRKMGWHCSDTAELAFDDARVPVANLVGEENGGFVLVMQQFVNERLSLAVQAYATAQRSLDLTVAYARERETFGRPLAGRQVIRHKLVEMHRATVTARAYTRQVVERAALASEQARAAAATAGESGIDPMRLAADAAVAKNDAVAACDFVVDEAVQIHGGMGYMRESEVERHYRDSRILGIGGGATEVMNDLIAKILGF, from the coding sequence ATGACGGCACCGTACGACGCGTGGTCGACCCCGGAGCGTACGGCGCTGCGCGAGTCCGTGACGCGCTTCGTCCGCACGGAGGTCCTCGACAACCTCCCGCGCTGGGAGGACGAGGGCGAGATCCCCCGCACGCTGCACAAGGCGGCGGCCGCGGCAGGACTGCTCGGGATCGGCTTCCCCGAGGACGTCGGCGGCGAGGGCGGTGACGTCGTCGACATCTCCGTCGTGACCGAGGCGATCATCGAGTCCGGCGGATCGTCGGGCCTCATCGCCGCCCTCTACACGCACGGCATCGCGCTGCCCCACATCGTGGCGGCAGCCCGAAATGAGCAGAGCGTGGAGGCGCACGGCGCGAACCCCACCGAGCAGAGCGCGTCGTTGGTCGAGCGGTACGTCCGCCCGACCCTCGCCGGCGAGAAGATCGGCTCGCTCGGGGTCACCGAGCCCGGTGGCGGCTCCGACGTCGCGAACCTGCGGACCCGTGCGGTGCGCGACGGCGACACGTACGTCGTCAACGGCGCCAAGACCTTCATCACGTCCGGGGTGCGCGCCGACTTCGTGACGACGGCGGTGCGTACCGGCGGTGACGGCTACGGCGGGATCTCCCTCCTCGTCGTCGACAAGGGAACGCCCGGCTTCACCGTCGCGAGCCCGCTGCGCAAGATGGGCTGGCACTGCTCCGACACCGCCGAGCTGGCGTTCGACGACGCACGCGTGCCCGTCGCCAACCTCGTGGGCGAGGAGAACGGCGGCTTCGTCCTCGTCATGCAGCAGTTCGTCAACGAGCGCCTGAGCCTCGCGGTCCAGGCGTACGCGACGGCGCAGCGCTCGCTCGACCTCACGGTGGCGTACGCCCGGGAGCGGGAGACGTTCGGCCGGCCCCTCGCGGGACGTCAGGTCATCCGGCACAAGCTGGTGGAGATGCACCGCGCGACCGTGACGGCGCGGGCGTACACCCGCCAGGTTGTCGAGCGCGCCGCGCTCGCATCGGAACAAGCGCGCGCCGCCGCAGCCACCGCGGGGGAGAGCGGCATCGATCCGATGCGGCTCGCCGCCGACGCCGCGGTCGCGAAGAACGACGCCGTGGCTGCGTGCGACTTCGTCGTGGACGAGGCCGTGCAGATCCACGGCGGGATGGGCTACATGCGGGAGTCCGAGGTCGAGCGCCACTACCGCGACTCCCGCATCCTCGGCATCGGCGGCGGCGCCACCGAGGTCATGAACGATCTGATCGCGAAGATCCTGGGGTTCTGA
- a CDS encoding acyclic terpene utilization AtuA family protein has product MIRIGNCSGFYGDRLAAMREMLAEGDLDYLTGDYLAELTMLILGRDRMKDPSLGYAKTFVKQMTECMGFAKERGVRIVTNAGGLNPAGLAAKLREIAAEQGVDVVVAHVEGDDLRPRAAELGLVGHAGQQPLTANAYLGAFGIAAALDAGADIVVTGRVTDASVVVGPAIHAYGWGREDFDQLAGAVVAGHVIECGTQATGGNFAGFAEIDPKVMLHPGFPIAEVGADGGSVITKHDGTGGVVTVDTVTAQLVYEIAGPAYAGPDVVAHLDSVALEQVGPDRVAVSGVRGSAPPATTKVALNAFGGFRNSVELVLTGLDIEAKAALVRAQVEDALADSPAGVPAEVEWQLDRTDVPDPDTQGRATALLRCHVKDPSPDPVGRSFSSAAIELALASYPGFTVTRPPAAGTPYGVYTPGYVAQELVPHTVVLADGTRTEIAPPPTLASHSAGVREPVRAGARDASAQEMAREPSESGARRVPIGRLVHARSGDKGGDANVGVWVRSDAADPGAAYAWLVDLLDDAGVRTLLPEAADLDLEIHPLPNLRAVNVVLHGFLGDGVAASTRFDPQAKALGEWLRARVADVPAAIVPAELVEESR; this is encoded by the coding sequence ATGATCCGCATCGGCAACTGCTCCGGGTTCTACGGCGACCGTCTCGCCGCCATGCGCGAGATGCTGGCCGAAGGAGACCTCGACTACCTCACGGGCGACTACCTCGCCGAGCTCACGATGCTGATCCTCGGGCGTGACCGGATGAAGGACCCGTCGCTCGGCTATGCGAAGACGTTCGTCAAGCAGATGACCGAGTGCATGGGATTCGCCAAGGAGCGCGGAGTCCGCATCGTCACCAACGCGGGCGGCCTCAACCCCGCAGGTCTCGCGGCGAAGCTCCGCGAGATCGCCGCCGAGCAGGGCGTGGACGTCGTGGTCGCCCACGTGGAGGGGGACGACCTCCGTCCGCGCGCCGCGGAGCTCGGTCTGGTCGGTCACGCCGGTCAGCAGCCCCTGACCGCCAACGCGTACCTCGGGGCGTTCGGCATCGCCGCCGCCCTGGACGCCGGTGCCGACATCGTCGTCACCGGGCGCGTCACCGATGCGTCCGTCGTGGTCGGTCCCGCGATCCACGCCTACGGATGGGGGCGCGAGGACTTCGACCAGCTGGCCGGCGCCGTCGTCGCCGGGCACGTGATCGAGTGCGGGACGCAAGCCACCGGTGGCAACTTCGCCGGCTTCGCCGAGATCGACCCCAAGGTGATGCTGCACCCCGGCTTCCCGATCGCGGAGGTCGGCGCGGACGGCGGCAGCGTCATCACCAAGCACGACGGCACCGGCGGCGTGGTCACGGTCGACACCGTCACCGCCCAGCTCGTCTACGAGATCGCCGGACCTGCGTACGCCGGGCCCGACGTCGTCGCACACCTCGACTCGGTAGCCCTCGAGCAGGTCGGACCCGACCGCGTGGCCGTCTCCGGGGTCCGCGGGTCCGCCCCGCCGGCGACCACCAAGGTCGCGCTCAACGCGTTCGGAGGCTTCCGCAACAGCGTCGAGCTCGTCCTCACCGGTCTCGACATCGAGGCGAAGGCAGCGCTCGTACGCGCCCAGGTCGAGGACGCCCTCGCCGACTCGCCCGCCGGGGTGCCGGCCGAGGTGGAGTGGCAGCTCGACCGCACCGACGTGCCCGACCCTGACACGCAGGGCCGCGCGACCGCCCTGCTGCGGTGCCACGTCAAGGACCCGTCGCCCGATCCCGTCGGGCGCTCGTTCTCGTCGGCGGCGATCGAGCTTGCGCTTGCCTCGTACCCGGGCTTCACCGTCACCCGACCGCCGGCGGCCGGCACGCCGTACGGGGTCTACACGCCGGGATACGTCGCGCAGGAGCTGGTGCCGCACACCGTCGTCCTCGCCGACGGCACGCGCACCGAGATCGCACCCCCTCCCACGCTCGCGAGCCACTCTGCGGGCGTTCGCGAGCCGGTTCGCGCGGGTGCGCGAGACGCATCGGCACAGGAAATGGCTCGCGAGCCCTCAGAAAGTGGCGCGCGAAGGGTTCCGATCGGGCGGCTCGTGCACGCCCGCAGCGGCGACAAGGGTGGTGACGCGAACGTCGGCGTGTGGGTGCGCAGCGACGCGGCCGATCCCGGCGCCGCCTACGCGTGGCTGGTCGACCTCCTCGACGACGCCGGCGTACGCACGCTGCTGCCCGAGGCCGCCGACCTGGACCTCGAGATCCATCCGCTGCCGAACCTCCGCGCGGTCAACGTCGTGCTGCACGGGTTCCTCGGCGACGGCGTGGCCGCGTCGACCCGGTTCGACCCGCAGGCGAAGGCGCTCGGCGAGTGGCTCCGCGCACGCGTCGCCGACGTCCCCGCGGCGATCGTTCCGGCTGAGCTGGTCGAGGAGTCGCGATGA